The following nucleotide sequence is from Echeneis naucrates chromosome 5, fEcheNa1.1, whole genome shotgun sequence.
AGCCCTCTGGTACTGCTGCGGCCCTGATTCAGTGTAACATCGACCCACTTGATAACCTCAATGACATACCagctctcactctgtctcctctgctAAACTGTTTCTGTAGTTAGATAAAAGCTCACAGATTGAGTATGCTTAGTTAGTTCTTTGATGTCAGTAAACATATCCAATCCAGGTCATGGGGAGGATGTTGAGACAGCTGTCTGCACAACTTTAAATCAGAATAACTGCCACAACAAAGATATTTAAGGTAAAATAATGTAGGCTCAGGCTTAGTGTTTAGCACTCACACTGTCATACAGAGCAAGCATttatgtatgaatgaatgtgaatttaTGGTATGTGTACTGTAAAGGGCTCTGAGTGGCAGATCAGAGTTTTTATGTGTTGTCCATTCACAAGTTCACAATAATTTCTATGGCAACGGGTACTGgtgagctgaagaggaggaacTGTATGTGAGCATGCAAACCTCAGCTTTGTAGATGTTATTTTTGTCATGGGCTTACCTCTACTTTGTAAATCTCAATATCTTCCCACAGCCAAAATTAAACAGGGCTCCTACATTcttaaatcaaaccaaatcaaattcaaatgttatAATACGTATGTTGTGTATTTACTTATTTAGATGggaatcaaattatttttaagatggacacttttcagattttttttttctccccagagTTTCAGATTACCAAAGCCGGGTCCAGCCCTGGTGTCAGTTTCCTGATAATTCTGTCACTTCCTTTTGTCAAGGCAGGAAATGCTCTGTTCTTGCTCAAAATCCTTGCACTGAATTTTTTTGTTGGCTGTACATCAGATTGTCTAGATTTTTTACCTGGTTTTTGGTATTGTTGTGAAAAGCCTCTGCTAACTTCCCCCTGCTGTACTTAGCCTGTTTCTTTCAAGGTCATAGCTCTTGCATCCCTCTCTCAcccctttctttctcccacAGTCATTTCCTGTGGACACTTTCTCCAGTTTATTCTGCATTGTTCCATCACGTGCCTGTTAAACTCTGAACTTGGTTAAaggtttgctgtttttattgtaaatcaCCTAAATTGTATGAAAATTGATGATTGATATCTTTGTGCAACATGATTGTGAGCTTGTGGATGTGAATGAGATGGAATTGGTACTTGGACTCTTGAAGCTTTAAAAAGCATGTGTTTCTATAGATGTGGATGAAAATGACAGCTACATTGCTTGCTCTGCTCTAAGcaattaatttgtgtttgtttatcaaTATTCATTCTCTACCACCCTGATATTTCCAATGATAAAacaatgtgtttatgtgtacgTACGCAATATATATGTGCTTAAGTGTAACCGtgattaatttcttttcatctgccATGGCCTATTTTTCTCCTATGTTCCAGGAGGCAGGATTTAGAGAGATTAGTGCTGGGCTTTCTGACTCTTTTCTCTTGCACTACCAGCCACTGTCCAACTGAATGTACAGTACCCAACCATACACGTGCATGTGTTAATTCGGGCACTCGTTCACGCAAAAAACTCATCCAAACATGCAGGTCTAAACTGATGTTGATGTGGTTTTAGTAACGTTACGCTTAGTACTCATCTGTGTTGTACTGGTAGCTGAAAGTTCAACTCATACATATTTAGACAGGAGTGAATGAGTGGTTTAATcagatgttattttgtttgtcacaAATCTGTGTCAGAAAGGGCCGGGAGGATACAAGATGAGGATTATCATTTCCATACCATACCTCGAGCCATACCTCGAGCTTTTAGCAATCCCTCTCTTGTCAGCTGTTTTGTCTCCACCTTATATTCAAAACATCTCTCCATTTCTATTTAAAGCATACTCGAGTTTCACAATATATTTTCTACATCACACAAATTCAAGCCGTGATACACCGAGTATACTCGATATATCGCCCAACCCTAATATGAAGCCgaatttttttctcctgttggCTGCTAACAATGTTTATGTCATGTCATGTGCTTTCTATTTTGGTGTCACTGTACAAAAGACTAATTCAAGCACTAAAGCCAAGAATgatgctttatttgttttttatgatttgtgatgtttgtttaaCATCACAAGGGTTGCAACTATGATATTAAACATGCCATGAGAAGACAACTAAACAACACATTAAATTGATGAgtgtttaaatgtaataatgGATGTGACGGGGGCAGTGATATTATAAGCCTATTGCCTTATCAGTCTGTCCTTCCTGGATTCGTCAACTGGAACTCGATTTTAGATTTGTATATGTTTAGCTTCTTTTATTtgtcaagttttattttttgctctctGCAAAATATTCTGCTCGGCTATCAGTTGTCCAGATTTGCTATTAGCCATACTCAAGGTGAAGTTGATCTCGTTtgagccatagctcagtttgTTTGCAGTCATTAGGCTTAGTAAAGGCAGGTAATAGAAAGATATCCTAGTTATGTTGAACTTGATGCAGCCCTCCCAGGACTTTATATAGTTAggtcattttgtgtttatttgactcatgtgttggtgtgttttgcATTGCATATTACTTTTAGGTTCCTATCCTCATTTTAAATGAGGAAATAATGCTTTTTATTCTATCAGTATGTTAAAGTCCTGTTGTCACATccacaaaaaaacagctgagttcAGCTCCTTATTTTTATTCCCCAACCCTGTgcccctgacacacacacacacacacacacctaggcTTCCCCCTCCCGCCACTGTCTTTGTTTGCCTGCTTCTTTCCCTTGAGGGGTTACCACCCAACAACTTGCTTCAGATGCTCCTGATTGGTGAATTGCTGATGGGGCGGGCCGAATGTCAGGCTTGTGAGAGCTTTACCAGTCATGAGCCAGCTCTCAGCTGTTAGAGAGCATTTAGTCTGCAGCGGAGGCACGAGCAGGATCGGTCTGTTTGCCTTATCCACTACTGTTACACTAGTCCAAACCTCAGCGTTTAAAGGACATAAAGGggctttctgtttcttttcagctACAAGAAGAGCCAGACAAGGAGTTGAAGAGGAACTAAGCAGCCACTAATTCTTAGGGCTTCATTCTGTTTATATTCtatttcctccttcctgtcctttGTTTTCAACCAGAAGAATCCCTGACAGCGCTAGTGAAGCAGATTTATAACAGCAACGGTTTGTGAAGACATCGTAGGAGCAACTTAATGTAAGATATCACGACTAGTCCTCTGCGAATCTgcagtgtgtgagagagcttgTCCCTGCCAGATTGGGCCCCCACCGCattgtttgtgcgtgcgtgagGAGGCTAATGCCCGCCATAGTGTGGTCAGGACCAGAGGAGGATGAGTCCGGCTGTGGAGGCTCAGGCCCAGGAGGCCATGAATGcagagcaaaagcaaaagcagcagcagaaccagctgcagcatcagctgcagcaccagcaATGCTACATGGAAAAGGGGGTGATGCTTGAGCCTTTTGTGCACCAGGTGGGGGGACATTCCTGCGTCCTGCGTTTTGGGGAGCAGACCATCTGCAAGCCCCTCATTCCCCGTGAGCATCAGTTCTACAAGAGTCTGCCTGCTGCAATGAGGAAGTTCACCCCCCAGTATAGAGGTAAGGAAAACCAGCCTTCTCTAATCATTGTGGTATCTTGTTGTATTGTGTTGCTGTCTTTCTATTAGCTAAATTTACTGTTATTGCATATGTGCAAATCAGTGAGAATACATATTGTACACATGCTCTGCTTAGGCTGTGTGAATGGAGGATATTTTGGGATCAGAGCTCCCCACTCCTTCTCAAGTATTGTTTATGCGTTCCTGCCAGCTGCATGTACCTAACTGTTCCACAGGagggtgctgctgctgagactgCAAGAGGGCTTTCTACAAACAGGACACCATACTGTAACTGGTGACCTGTTTGTAGAAGCTTGTTTGAACACAGGTAAGTTGAGTGAGCTGGTGGGagctgcttctttcttttttcatttacctTCCTCTTATTCGCCTGCATCCTGAAATCAGCTGGGATCTGCTGTAAAAGTAGGCTATTCTTTGAAAATCTGCCGATGGCGATCGATGggtccacaacacaacaaaactttaGCAAACAGACAGTCTATCAAACAGTATACAAAACACATATTTCCACAGGTTGCACAGGTTTTTCAATCTCAATATCAGTATGGCCTTCACTTTGAAGACAAGTAAGGATCAGCATGTCCCAAGAAGCCTTCTGCCCATCTGTCTTTGTGCCCATCATTTAATTTTATCACATGCCAATGCAgctgtttcttctgtgtccTTAGCAGAGAAGTTTAAAGTGATAGAAAGCAGCCAATTTCCTCTGATTGTCTTAAAAGCCTTTCTCAGTTCACCTTTAACTTACCAAGGTACAAAAAAAGATTGctatattttcagcattttcacaCTTCAGCATTGTTCTTTCAAAATTTACCTCAGCACATCCTGGCGTCTCCTTCAGCTACATTATGGGCATTATGGGATACCATGAGGAGGGCAGGGTGTGGCTGttaatgaaacaaatataaTGACTTGGGAACTATTGAAGATATACTTTGCATGTGCTGCTGAAGTTACTCTGTTGACCTGGACCTGACCTGGAGATAGGAATATGCTAGCATCATAGCTACACCaagcatcattttttttttctgtgtagcGTTCATGTGGAGGAGGCTGTGGGGTTTCTGGGTGATATTGACagcattcatcatttttttccttgtgcCATTTACGTTTAGATTATTTATCTCAATTCTCATAGCATGCATTGCTTTTGTGGgtattttcatcttgttttttgtcattgGTCTCATTATTTAATactgttttgtgttgcttttgagAGTTTCATCCTCTGTTATATGTCTTAGTTTTGTCCTCATTGTTGGAATAAATATCTTAAAGAGATATATAGACAAACTAGTGCATAAATTTAATGCATTGCCAAAATCAGCTGGGAATACAGGGTGTTAATCAAATGTGTTATcctttgatatatattttttgaggGAAATATTCTCATTCTGGGCCAGCACGGTGGCAGCATGGttcgtgctgttgccccacagccAGAAGGTTTGGTTTCCAGCCTGGGGCTTCTGTGTActtctgtgtgcatgttctccccgtgcttgtgtgggtttcctccaggtactccggtttccccCCAtggtccaaagacatcatgtttgggttaactggtgactctaaattgcctgtaggtctgtgagtggagtgtgagtggttgttggtctctgtctgtctctgtgtgttggccctgtgatggactggtgactccACCCTCACcctgagtgagctgggattggctccagcactcctgcaacctggaaacggataaagggtagaagacgaatgaatgagtgaattctCTTTCTATACTGATGACACGTGTCTAACAGAcatctttctgcctctctctctgtccgtgTCTCAGGTGTTGTGTCAGTGAGCTTTGAGGAGGACGAAGAAGGTAACCTTTGCCTCATTGCCTACCCACTCCATAGCGACCCAGGAGCAGATCTGGAATACAAAGACCCCTCCACTGACTGTGAGCCCAAAAACAAGATCTTCAAGTGGGGCAAGTTGTTGGCTTCCTCACTGCTTATGGACACAGAAAATTACAGCAAAGATGCCCGAAGCCGCCATTCTCGCAAAGATAAGGACAAGGGGTGAGATTAATTGAAATGTCGcaacacagacaacagcacATTCAGACATGTCCCTCGTAGATGACGGTGTTGATCTGTCAAGAGGCTGGGCCATCATTTCCACAGCTATATTAAACTGAACAAGGTGTATTGATCATTCCAGATCTGTTACACAACCCTGATATATTTAATGCAATCTTGAGTTTGCTATGAATTGTAAAACTTTTGTCTAACAACACACATCAATTGACTGATGATGCATGACAGCATTGTCATAAACGTAATGACCTAAGGAAAAACTCCAAGGCAGTCAGACAGCAGGCCATAGCATCAGGTTTACAGTGCAATAGTGCAATAGATGCATAATGTCCATGCATATTTGTTCATGTTAGGGTGTTCTAATCAGAGGTGATCTCTTTAATAATATGGTgatacataataataatcatgacgATGATTAGGGATGGTTGGGATTAGAGACAGACCACACGAGAATACCGGAGGAGTCGCTAAAGAAGCCCCAGCCTGCCTAATTTGTATCATAACCTAAAAAACtctctgtgttgtgctgtgcagTCCTCACATGCTGCAGGAAGATGTGGAGTTGGAGTGGCTGCAGCAGGCTGAGGTGCTTTACTACAGACTGGAGCGCAGTCACAGTAATGCTGTCCCACAGCTCAAACACAACCCTTGGAGTGTCAAGTGTCACCAGCAGCACCTGCAGAGAATGAAGGAGAATGCCAAGCATCGCAACCAGTACAGTATCTTTTCACTGAAAGCTTGTTGTGGCTTCCTAGTTTTGTGATTCTTTTATTTGACAACATTGTCTACCACTGTGGAAAGAGAATGTATCAATTGTTTTGTGGTTTAAGGCCAGAGGACATGGTACGTACAGCCTGTTCCTCAAGGGCACCTCAACACTTACCTTTCTACACCTGGTTATTAGCAGCTCAAGCTTGTACCTGAGGTCTGTCATTTAATGTATTGTATAGGTATCACCTTGTCCTCTGGAGTCAATTATTTAATATTCTTTTGACATGTGTGCATATATTCTTAAAATAATTGCTTGTATGAAGGAgcagtgaaaaatgtgaagagAAAAGTTGACATAATTAATGTAAAATAAGGCCATGGTTTTTTGTACCGTATTCCTTGACTCAGCTTTACAGAATTTATCCTACTGGAGAACCTGACGTGGCGGCACACAGTGCCATGTGTATTGGACCTGAAGATGGGCACACGACAGCATGGAGATGATGCCACggaggagaaaaaggcagtGCAGATCCGCAAGTGCCAGCAGAGCACATCAGCCTCAATAGGAGTGCGTCTCTGTGGCATGCAGGTGAGCTTACAGCCGAGTTTGGCCTCTGTttggaaaatatatatttaattcacTCTCAGACAAACACTTGGAAGATGACATCAAAACCACTCCCAGTTGAATTTGACCTGACAACCATCTGCCAGTTAGCTTACCATAGCACAAACACTGGAAAAAGCTTGTATGGCTCTGTCCTACAGTAAAGAACTGTTGAATCTCTAAGCCTCACAAATAAACATGTTATGTCATATTAGTTCACTCTTTATGGGAGCGGGGTTGTTGCGAACTGTTCCAGGTCCCCATCACTGTCTATCattctgcatttttaaatattctctCCATTTTACTTTGCTGCAATAATTATTTAAGCAAAAAGTAGACAATGGACGAAGAACAAAAGACGTAAAACTGAAACCAGCGTAtgaacaaattcaaattttaagcAGTGCTTtccaaataatgaaaaaagtggttcatgttcatatttgttgtattttagaAGCTGCCTTTTTTGCTACCTACCTTTCTGACCTCATCATATTTCACCATCCTTCCAGGTGTACCGGTCAGACACAGGCCAACTGATGTTCATGAACAAGTACCATGGCCGGAAGCTCACCCTGCCAGATTTCAAAGAGGCTTTGTTTCAGTTCTTCCACAGCGGACAGCGTCTACGGCGCGAACTCCTCTCTCCAGTACTACGTAGGCTCAGAGACATGCAAGCTGCCCTGGAAGCCTGTGAATCATACCGCTTCTACTCCAGTTCCCTGCTTATCATTTATGACGGTGCACCCCACCGTAAACACACACGCCGACGCACTGAAGATGGACTGTCTGAGGAGGAaggtgatgaggatgaagaggagaatGAAGAGGTTGAGGCTGGaccagagatggaggaggaggaggaggaggaggaggagatgggcgAGGTAGCGGGTGCACTTGGCTTCCCTCACAGCCCCTCTATGTCTAACGacgtcagcagcagctgctccagcagcagcagcagtagcagtgtCAGTGGAAGCTCGGGTGTCAGCCAGGCTCATCTCCCCCGGTCAGATCCCTACAGCCCCATGGTGGATGTGAGGATGATAGACTTTGCTCACACCACCTGCAGACATTACAGAGAGGACAGCGTGGTGCATGAGGGCCAGGACAGTGGTTACATCTTTGGTCTCCAAAACCTAATCACCATCATCTCTGAGCTGGAGAACCACAGCAAAGACTgacatgacaaacacacacagacattgagGCACAGTAACAGTCTCTGACCTATGGATGAAACGAGGAGCCCTGGACTACAGAGGAGAGAGGTTTCTCGTCTCCTTGGTGTACCTGGCTTTTCATTGGaccccatttcctttttctgccatTGGTGCTTCTCGATGTTCctgatttgtgtgtctttcaaaGGGACATCAACCAGACCCGCAAATAACGCAGAAAAGCCATCTATGTGACTGATGCAGTGATTCACCCATTGTCATCATTCTGTTATAACCCACTTCACTCCTAGGAGGATGGGAAGGCAGTAAATTAAAGCAGTTTGAAGCCTGAGACAGTAGATATGTTTTTGGTTGTGTCCAATTCCAAAGAAAGTGTCAGCATtttgcacaaacatgcacttgAACACATTGTACTGAACAAGTGTGTGTTTAGACAGAGAGGGCTATTGGAGAGAGCACGAGTTGTATGTGTATGAGGACAGTCGATGGGAAGAAAGGCAGTAAGCTCACATCCTCCATTCTTCTCTTTAGCCATCCTTCTTTCCATGCTCACTCAGAGAATATATTCATATAGGTATAAAAGAAATGatatagttatttatttatttgacatgtttcataaaataaactacattttcaaaaaactaTGTAATTGGAGAGCAGTACATTCcatgttttttaatgttcaataatgatattaattaatattgttATTTGACATGTTTGGATACCTCTATCTTGTATATCTGTGTTGTCCACAGTTTGTTGGAGGAGAAAATTAAAGACTTTGGTTTGTGCTAACACCTGTCTTCTTTTTATGTTGGATGTTTGGCTTGTGGGAAGGTCATTAGCTCTTAAATCACTGCGTAATAGAAATCACAGATTTCCTGCTTATATACAATGTAAATGTCTGCAATGAAATGTCACCCAACTATAGAGGATGAGGAAAATGTCCTCTTTCTCAGCACCGGCCACTAAAAACACATGATGAAAgaatcattcatatttttacatataaCTCTGGAAAGTATGATAAGGATTGAAACTCAATAGGAGGcccaccccctccacctgcTGTGCAGAAAAATAGCCGGAGCATATGACAACTCCGAGGTCTGCTGAAGAGAGACATGCTGCAGGGCTGTGGAGTGCAGCCAAGACACACGATTCTCCAACCCTACTTCGTCTTTTGATGTCTTTATCtgttgcactgtgtgtgtggtgtggggGCAGGAGGGGGATGACGGTACCCTGGACTGCCTCAGCCATTCCTGGTTGTCTCCAACCAGTCTGAAGCAGACAGGAGGCGGAGGCTGGTGAcctcagagcagcagtcatcacgGAGAAGAGAGGCTGTTAACCAGACACAGACTTGTTGTCGACAGAGAACAGGCCATTCCCACTGAGTGAATCCCATCTGTGGAGTTTACTGACTGGTGGCACACATCATTCTGATGACACCATCAATCCGATATTTAGACAGTTATTTTTCTAAAGATACATATTGAGGTGTGACTTTCTAATGTGACTAAGGCTTCTAAGTCTGCTTTAGGCAGTTTCATTGTGAATCTTTGTCAGATGCGGTTAATACAACATATTGTGAAGGCCATTACAGTTAATGCTGAAAATAGTGACTTCCTGTGTATCACCATCTGTCACATGCTTCCAACGTTTTTGGATGTGAATACATTGTGTCATGAGGTCTGACTTAGACAAAGCCATACGCCCTTTAACTAATAGCTGTGTTTAAACGAACAGAAACACGCTGGAAATGTCTTATTCCTGTACATCTTTTGACAATTGCATGTATGAAACAGTACTTCATTTATCTTAATTATAAGTTATCCTACCTTTCaattgaaattttatttggtttCATCATTGCAAATAACCAAGTTCAACATTGAGTTAGCCTATATTTAAAATCTGATGCGTTGCTGCTTTACAGCAGACTTTCAAATTGAAATGCACACTAATCCCTCAGCTTAATGTGGGTACATACCTGTGATCTTTATGGTGTTTGAAACGCAGGACCTGTCTCAGTTTGTAATCCCATGGTGGTTTAGGCCAGTACAATAAAAGGTCAAACTATTAACTGTAACCCAGTAAAGGGCTTGACCAGGCAGATAGACACAGACAGTAATCTTTAAGAGTCTAGGTCAGGTCAGAGGGACACACAGTGTATTTACAGCACACTGTAGACCCCAGATTTTAACCAGTTTAATAGActgtcagatcagctgcagagCCACAGCCAGTCTTGGCTATAAGATAAgcatgtgatgtttttgtgcacAGGGATTGAGAGACTGATAGATGAGAGGATGGAAAGATGGGGAAGATAAGCTCTTCCACCTCTATTCTAGTGGGaatggcggggggggggggcagttgaTGTTGCATAACATCTTCAGGGTCAGTGGCTGCTTTCAACCATCAAAATGATCCCATTCTGTCATCAGATTGGCTGCATGTATATGCACGATGAGCCACATGCGTACGGTACATTTGCTGTTCGGTTATACCTTTGTGCAGGCATGCCGCTCCGtgacgtgtgtgtatgtgcatccTTACAAGCTATCGCTGTGTGAAGGTTGCCTCTGCAAGTGGAGCAGTTGCGTAACAGCAGTAAaaatcaccatggcaacaata
It contains:
- the LOC115043343 gene encoding inositol hexakisphosphate kinase 2-like isoform X2, translated to MSPAVEAQAQEAMNAEQKQKQQQNQLQHQLQHQQCYMEKGVMLEPFVHQVGGHSCVLRFGEQTICKPLIPREHQFYKSLPAAMRKFTPQYRGVVSVSFEEDEEGNLCLIAYPLHSDPGADLEYKDPSTDCEPKNKIFKWGKLLASSLLMDTENYSKDARSRHSRKDKDKGPHMLQEDVELEWLQQAEVLYYRLERSHSNAVPQLKHNPWSVKCHQQHLQRMKENAKHRNQYKFILLENLTWRHTVPCVLDLKMGTRQHGDDATEEKKAVQIRKCQQSTSASIGVRLCGMQVYRSDTGQLMFMNKYHGRKLTLPDFKEALFQFFHSGQRLRRELLSPVLRRLRDMQAALEACESYRFYSSSLLIIYDGAPHRKHTRRRTEDGLSEEEGDEDEEENEEVEAGPEMEEEEEEEEEMGEVADPYSPMVDVRMIDFAHTTCRHYREDSVVHEGQDSGYIFGLQNLITIISELENHSKD
- the LOC115043343 gene encoding inositol hexakisphosphate kinase 2-like isoform X1, with the protein product MSPAVEAQAQEAMNAEQKQKQQQNQLQHQLQHQQCYMEKGVMLEPFVHQVGGHSCVLRFGEQTICKPLIPREHQFYKSLPAAMRKFTPQYRGVVSVSFEEDEEGNLCLIAYPLHSDPGADLEYKDPSTDCEPKNKIFKWGKLLASSLLMDTENYSKDARSRHSRKDKDKGPHMLQEDVELEWLQQAEVLYYRLERSHSNAVPQLKHNPWSVKCHQQHLQRMKENAKHRNQYKFILLENLTWRHTVPCVLDLKMGTRQHGDDATEEKKAVQIRKCQQSTSASIGVRLCGMQVYRSDTGQLMFMNKYHGRKLTLPDFKEALFQFFHSGQRLRRELLSPVLRRLRDMQAALEACESYRFYSSSLLIIYDGAPHRKHTRRRTEDGLSEEEGDEDEEENEEVEAGPEMEEEEEEEEEMGEVAGALGFPHSPSMSNDVSSSCSSSSSSSSVSGSSGVSQAHLPRSDPYSPMVDVRMIDFAHTTCRHYREDSVVHEGQDSGYIFGLQNLITIISELENHSKD